In Hamadaea flava, a genomic segment contains:
- a CDS encoding M4 family metallopeptidase, which translates to MVVAATAATAVSPAAAPAPVTPAAASALAANSAADLVAGKPAYLHAGSEDKFVQRSVVSSAGLQYVPYERTYRDLRVLGGDFVIVTNASGQVTATSVAQEQAINGLSTTPKLSKAQAEKVAKGQLKTVSGVESTELVVYAIDGAPRLAYESTVRGTSAEGVSRLTVDVDALTGAVLKTRERVMSGTGTGWINGSVTINTTLSGSTYSMTHSSVSNMPCQDASTNTTFSGSDDVWGNGTGTNKETGCVDAFYVAQKEAAMLSSWLGRNGMNGSGGAWPIRVGLNDQNAYYDGTQVQIGKNTAGQWIGSADVVGHEMGHGIDDTTPGGISNGNTQEFVADTFGAATEAFANNPNDPADYQVGEEINLVGSGPIRYMYNPSLAGDDNCYSSSIPGEEVHAAAGPGNHWFYLLAEGTNPTNGQPTSTTCNGSTGLTGVGIQTAIKIMYNAMLMKTSSSSYLKYRTWTLTAAKALDATCGLFNKTKAAWDAVSVPAQTADPTCTSGTPSPTPSTTATSSPSPTPSGTCSGQKLLNPGFESGSANWTATSGVIDSSTSQPSHSGTYKAWMDGYGTTHTDTLQQAVAIPAGCKATLTFYLHIDSAETTTSTQYDKLTVTVNGTSVATYSNLNKATGYVLRTVTISAYAGTTATLKFTAAEDSSLQTSFVIDDTAITLS; encoded by the coding sequence ATGGTGGTCGCGGCAACCGCGGCGACCGCCGTGAGTCCGGCCGCAGCACCGGCGCCCGTAACCCCGGCCGCCGCCTCGGCTCTTGCCGCCAACTCGGCGGCGGACCTCGTGGCCGGCAAGCCGGCCTACCTGCACGCGGGCAGCGAGGACAAGTTCGTCCAGCGCTCGGTCGTCTCCTCGGCCGGACTGCAGTACGTCCCCTACGAGCGGACCTACCGCGACCTGCGCGTCCTCGGTGGCGACTTCGTCATCGTGACCAACGCCAGCGGCCAGGTCACCGCGACCTCGGTGGCGCAGGAGCAGGCCATCAACGGCCTGTCCACCACCCCGAAGCTGTCCAAGGCGCAGGCCGAGAAGGTGGCCAAGGGCCAGCTCAAGACGGTCTCCGGCGTCGAGTCGACCGAACTGGTGGTCTACGCGATCGACGGCGCGCCGCGACTGGCGTACGAGTCGACCGTCCGCGGCACGAGCGCCGAGGGCGTCAGCCGGCTCACCGTCGACGTCGACGCGCTCACCGGCGCGGTCCTGAAGACCCGCGAGCGGGTCATGAGCGGCACCGGCACAGGCTGGATCAACGGCTCGGTGACGATCAACACCACCCTGTCGGGCAGCACGTACTCGATGACCCACTCGAGCGTCAGCAACATGCCTTGCCAGGACGCCTCCACCAACACGACGTTCAGCGGCTCGGACGACGTGTGGGGCAACGGCACCGGCACCAACAAGGAGACCGGCTGCGTCGACGCGTTCTACGTGGCGCAGAAGGAAGCCGCGATGCTGAGCTCCTGGCTCGGCCGCAACGGCATGAACGGCTCGGGCGGCGCCTGGCCGATCCGTGTCGGCCTCAACGACCAGAACGCTTACTACGACGGCACCCAGGTCCAGATCGGCAAGAACACCGCCGGTCAGTGGATCGGCTCGGCTGACGTCGTGGGCCACGAGATGGGTCACGGCATCGACGACACCACCCCGGGTGGCATCTCGAACGGCAACACCCAGGAGTTCGTCGCCGACACCTTCGGCGCGGCCACCGAGGCGTTCGCCAACAACCCGAACGACCCGGCGGACTACCAGGTCGGCGAGGAGATCAACCTCGTGGGCAGCGGCCCGATCCGGTACATGTACAACCCCTCGCTCGCCGGTGACGACAACTGCTACTCCAGCAGCATCCCGGGCGAGGAGGTGCACGCGGCGGCCGGTCCCGGCAACCACTGGTTCTACCTGCTCGCCGAGGGCACCAACCCGACCAACGGCCAGCCCACCAGCACCACCTGCAACGGCTCGACCGGCCTGACCGGCGTCGGCATCCAGACCGCGATCAAGATCATGTACAACGCGATGCTGATGAAGACGTCGAGCAGCTCGTACCTGAAGTACCGGACCTGGACGCTGACGGCGGCCAAGGCCCTCGACGCGACCTGCGGTCTGTTCAACAAGACCAAGGCCGCGTGGGACGCGGTGAGCGTGCCGGCACAGACGGCCGACCCGACCTGCACCTCGGGCACCCCGTCGCCGACCCCGTCGACCACCGCGACCAGCAGCCCGTCGCCGACCCCCAGCGGCACCTGCTCCGGCCAGAAGCTGCTGAACCCGGGCTTCGAGTCCGGCTCGGCGAACTGGACGGCCACCTCGGGCGTCATCGACAGCAGCACCAGCCAGCCGTCGCACTCCGGCACCTACAAGGCCTGGATGGACGGCTACGGCACCACGCACACCGACACGCTGCAGCAGGCCGTCGCCATTCCGGCGGGCTGCAAGGCGACGCTGACCTTCTACCTGCACATCGACTCTGCCGAGACCACCACCTCGACGCAGTACGACAAGCTCACGGTCACCGTCAACGGCACCAGCGTGGCGACCTACTCCAACCTCAACAAGGCGACCGGCTACGTCCTGCGTACCGTCACCATCTCCGCGTACGCCGGAACCACCGCGACCCTGAAGTTCACCGCAGCCGAGGACTCCTCGCTGCAGACGTCGTTCGTCATCGACGACACGGCGATCACGCTCAGCTAG
- a CDS encoding FAD-dependent oxidoreductase: MKQTVMIIGGGIGGLALAHGLRRAGIPVAVYERSQTRTEWLQGYRIHINPHGSRALHECLEPAAWQAFLDTVSTGDGGFGFTTERFVNLLHISHEDLAVSPDPAEQHYGVSRISLRQVLLSGLDDVLHLGKTFTRYDTTPDGRVTAYFEDGSSATGDLLVGADGANSRVRRQLLPHADRIDTGVTAVAGKHRLTESALARLPQQLTRDANLVIPAGRGNLFTAVWRHDRATVAPDANLPEGFLLDNTADYTFWAYADASAQFPSDVDGYDGEALTRLILDRTPDWSAELRDLIGGSDPATVNVVRIRSATPVDPWPTGPVTLLGDAIHNMTPMAGIGANTALRDADLLRRQLIAVESGLLSQAAAVAEYERQMRDYGFAAVKQSLRNARQAASANRFGRTMFRTVLWTMSAVPPLKRRFARSFGS; this comes from the coding sequence GTGAAGCAGACGGTCATGATCATCGGCGGCGGCATCGGCGGGCTCGCCCTGGCGCACGGGCTGCGCCGGGCGGGCATCCCGGTCGCCGTCTACGAGCGGTCCCAGACACGGACCGAGTGGCTCCAGGGCTACCGCATCCACATCAACCCGCACGGCTCCCGGGCGCTGCACGAGTGCCTGGAACCGGCGGCCTGGCAGGCGTTCCTCGACACCGTGTCGACCGGCGACGGCGGGTTCGGGTTCACCACCGAGCGATTCGTCAACCTGCTGCACATCTCGCACGAGGACCTCGCGGTCTCGCCCGATCCGGCCGAGCAGCACTACGGCGTCAGCCGGATCTCCCTGCGCCAGGTGCTGCTGTCCGGGCTCGACGACGTCCTGCACCTCGGCAAGACCTTCACCCGCTACGACACCACGCCGGACGGGCGGGTCACGGCGTACTTCGAGGACGGCTCCAGCGCCACCGGCGACCTGCTCGTCGGGGCCGACGGCGCCAATTCACGCGTACGCCGGCAGCTGCTGCCGCACGCCGACCGCATCGACACCGGCGTGACCGCCGTCGCGGGCAAGCACCGGCTGACCGAGTCCGCCCTCGCCCGGCTGCCGCAGCAGCTGACCCGGGACGCGAATCTGGTGATCCCGGCCGGGCGCGGCAACCTCTTCACCGCCGTGTGGCGGCATGACCGGGCGACCGTCGCGCCGGACGCGAACCTGCCCGAGGGGTTCCTGCTCGACAACACCGCCGACTACACCTTCTGGGCGTACGCCGACGCCTCGGCCCAGTTCCCGTCGGATGTGGACGGTTACGACGGGGAAGCGCTGACGCGGCTGATCCTGGATCGCACCCCGGACTGGTCGGCGGAGCTGCGCGACCTGATCGGCGGCTCCGACCCGGCGACGGTGAACGTCGTCCGCATCCGGTCGGCGACGCCGGTGGACCCGTGGCCGACCGGCCCGGTGACGCTGCTCGGCGACGCCATCCACAACATGACGCCGATGGCCGGGATCGGGGCGAACACCGCCCTGCGCGACGCCGATCTGCTGCGCAGGCAGCTCATCGCCGTCGAGAGTGGACTGCTGTCGCAGGCTGCCGCGGTGGCCGAGTACGAGCGGCAGATGCGCGACTACGGTTTCGCCGCGGTGAAGCAGTCCCTGCGCAACGCCCGGCAGGCCGCCTCGGCCAACCGCTTCGGGCGCACGATGTTCCGCACGGTGCTGTGGACGATGAGCGCGGTGCCGCCCCTGAAGCGCCGGTTCGCCCGCTCCTTCGGCAGCTGA
- a CDS encoding TetR/AcrR family transcriptional regulator: MSQPRRSPRAEDRKRDPERTRERILDAALAEFGEHGYAGARISAIASRAGVNQQLISYYFEGKEGLYRAVVGRWPQLSGPSNQPGMPIHEVVGNFLRMNVDNRAWSRLLAWQGLTGGTESNAAESNAAESSAAETSPAEPSGAEPNGAEGEGKAGPDPFFQAVLDDVQRRQRDGEIAADLDPAYLLLVLFSATMVPTVLPQIAGQLTGLAADTPEFLDAYAEQIRRIVEHLR, from the coding sequence ATGAGCCAACCGCGCCGGTCACCCCGGGCCGAAGACCGCAAACGCGACCCCGAGCGGACCCGCGAGCGCATCCTCGACGCCGCGCTCGCGGAGTTCGGCGAGCACGGGTACGCCGGCGCCCGGATCAGCGCCATCGCGAGCCGAGCCGGGGTGAACCAGCAGCTCATCTCCTACTACTTCGAGGGCAAGGAGGGCCTCTACCGGGCAGTCGTCGGCCGCTGGCCGCAGTTGTCCGGCCCCAGCAATCAGCCCGGCATGCCGATACACGAAGTCGTCGGCAACTTCCTCCGGATGAACGTCGACAACCGGGCCTGGTCCCGGCTGCTCGCCTGGCAGGGCCTGACCGGCGGCACCGAGTCCAACGCAGCCGAGTCCAACGCAGCCGAGTCCAGCGCGGCTGAGACCAGCCCGGCCGAGCCCAGCGGAGCCGAGCCCAACGGAGCCGAGGGCGAGGGAAAGGCCGGGCCGGACCCGTTCTTCCAGGCGGTCCTCGACGACGTCCAGCGTCGCCAGCGCGACGGGGAGATCGCGGCCGACCTCGACCCGGCGTATCTGCTGCTGGTGCTCTTCTCCGCGACGATGGTGCCGACTGTGCTGCCGCAGATCGCGGGCCAGCTGACCGGGCTCGCCGCCGACACGCCCGAGTTCCTGGACGCCTACGCGGAGCAGATCCGACGCATCGTCGAACACCTTCGGTGA
- a CDS encoding HelD family protein, with translation MLYGHLDKLREQADERLAAALRQTGGTQQERSQRESTVLMHTEQQAQYSAVESGLVFGRLDLAAPDDADPISSTRHIGRIGIFDEEHDFEPLLLDWRAPAARPFYLATAAAPDGVRRRRHIRTHERDVIGVDDEVLDLAEAAQGDQHPHESLTGEAVLLAALGAKRTGRMKDIVETIQAEQDQIIRADLSGVLVVQGGPGTGKTAVALHRAAYLLYTHRRELSSRGVLVVGPNATFLRYIAHVLPSLAETGVLLRTQADLFPGVHAGHEEPDAVAEIKGRAVLADVLAQAVRDRQRVPDDYLEIVIDQDSLRRTVLRLDRAVAEDARAAARSSGKPHNLARETFDAEVIHALSMQLAEEIGTDPFADDPLGGNDAPGDPLLLEEADLAEFRRELREEPGVQAALDWCWPILSPQRLVGDLLGSAERLATAAAKLPVEERAKLHRSRGDAWTPADVPLLDEAAELLGDDDRDARALAERTRRQLDAYAAGALQILHGSRSIDLEDEIDPELLTAADLLDAARLGGRQEEVDRRTAAERAAADRRWAYGHIIVDEAQELSPMAWRLLMRRCPSRSMTVVGDVAQTGVIGGATSWQDVLGAYVADRWRLTELTVNYRTPSEIMALASGVLAAIDPAMPVPRSVRDSGEQPWLATVDPDTLIAELTRAVATEAKLVDGGRVGVLVPATRLPAWGGAIAEAVPGAAVGDESDLDSDVVVLSVRQAKGLEFDTVIVADPAGLVAESVRGLSDLYVALTRSTNRLGVLSPGPLPAELR, from the coding sequence ATGCTCTACGGCCACCTCGACAAGCTGCGCGAACAGGCCGACGAGCGGCTGGCGGCGGCGCTGCGGCAGACCGGCGGCACGCAGCAGGAGCGCTCGCAGCGCGAGAGCACCGTCCTGATGCACACCGAGCAGCAGGCGCAGTACTCGGCCGTCGAAAGTGGACTCGTCTTCGGCCGGCTGGACCTCGCCGCACCGGACGACGCCGACCCGATCAGCAGCACCCGGCACATCGGCCGCATCGGGATCTTCGACGAGGAGCACGACTTCGAGCCGCTGCTGCTGGACTGGCGTGCCCCGGCGGCGCGGCCGTTCTACCTGGCCACGGCGGCCGCTCCGGACGGCGTACGCCGTCGCCGGCACATCCGGACGCACGAGCGGGACGTCATCGGCGTCGACGACGAGGTGCTGGACCTGGCCGAGGCGGCCCAGGGCGACCAGCACCCGCACGAGTCGCTCACCGGTGAGGCGGTGCTGCTGGCCGCGCTGGGCGCGAAGCGTACCGGGCGGATGAAGGACATCGTCGAGACGATCCAGGCCGAGCAGGACCAGATCATCCGGGCCGACCTGAGCGGCGTACTCGTCGTCCAGGGCGGCCCCGGCACCGGCAAGACCGCCGTCGCGTTGCACCGGGCGGCGTACCTGCTCTACACGCACCGCCGGGAGCTGTCGAGCCGCGGCGTGCTCGTCGTCGGCCCGAACGCCACGTTCCTGCGCTACATCGCGCACGTGCTGCCGTCGCTCGCCGAGACCGGGGTCCTGCTGCGTACGCAGGCCGACCTGTTCCCCGGCGTCCACGCCGGGCACGAGGAGCCGGACGCCGTGGCCGAGATCAAGGGCCGCGCCGTGCTGGCCGACGTGCTGGCCCAGGCGGTACGCGATCGGCAGCGGGTGCCCGACGACTACCTGGAGATCGTGATCGATCAGGATTCGCTGCGGCGCACAGTGCTGCGGCTCGACCGGGCGGTGGCCGAGGACGCGCGGGCGGCCGCCCGGAGCTCCGGCAAGCCGCACAACCTGGCCCGGGAGACCTTCGACGCCGAGGTCATCCACGCGCTGTCCATGCAGCTCGCGGAGGAGATCGGCACCGACCCGTTCGCTGACGACCCGCTCGGCGGCAACGACGCGCCCGGCGACCCGCTGCTGCTGGAGGAGGCCGACCTGGCCGAGTTCCGCCGGGAACTGCGCGAGGAGCCCGGTGTGCAGGCGGCGTTGGACTGGTGCTGGCCGATCCTGAGCCCGCAGCGGCTGGTCGGCGACCTGCTCGGCTCGGCGGAGCGGCTGGCCACGGCAGCGGCGAAGCTGCCCGTCGAGGAGCGTGCCAAGCTCCACCGGTCGCGGGGTGACGCCTGGACACCGGCCGACGTGCCGCTGCTGGACGAGGCGGCCGAACTGCTCGGCGACGACGACCGGGACGCCCGGGCGCTCGCCGAGCGGACGCGCCGGCAGCTCGACGCGTACGCCGCCGGGGCGTTGCAGATCCTGCACGGTTCCCGGTCCATCGACCTCGAGGACGAGATCGATCCCGAACTGCTCACCGCGGCGGACCTGCTCGACGCGGCCCGCCTCGGTGGACGGCAGGAAGAGGTCGATCGGCGTACGGCGGCCGAGCGCGCGGCGGCGGACCGGCGCTGGGCGTACGGGCACATCATCGTGGACGAGGCCCAGGAGTTGTCGCCGATGGCGTGGCGGCTGCTCATGCGGCGCTGCCCGAGCCGGTCGATGACCGTCGTCGGCGACGTCGCCCAGACCGGCGTGATCGGCGGGGCGACGTCCTGGCAGGACGTGCTCGGGGCGTACGTCGCCGACCGCTGGCGGCTCACCGAGCTGACCGTGAACTACCGGACCCCGTCGGAGATCATGGCGCTCGCCAGCGGCGTCCTCGCGGCCATCGACCCGGCCATGCCAGTACCCCGATCGGTCCGCGACAGCGGTGAGCAGCCTTGGCTGGCCACTGTGGACCCCGATACCCTGATCGCCGAGCTGACCCGGGCGGTGGCGACCGAGGCCAAGCTGGTCGACGGCGGGCGCGTCGGCGTCCTGGTCCCGGCGACGCGCCTGCCCGCGTGGGGCGGCGCGATCGCCGAGGCCGTGCCCGGCGCGGCGGTCGGCGACGAGTCCGATCTGGACTCCGACGTGGTGGTGCTCTCCGTACGGCAGGCCAAGGGCCTGGAGTTCGACACGGTGATCGTCGCCGATCCGGCCGGCCTCGTCGCCGAGTCCGTGCGCGGGCTCAGCGACCTCTACGTCGCGCTCACCCGCTCGACCAACCGCCTAGGAGTCCTCTCCCCCGGCCCCCTCCCCGCCGAACTGCGGTGA
- a CDS encoding DUF2207 family protein encodes MNVHLLDAGLAAAATAAWYGAFEAARLVTRPRGVHPAPSTPDLGAEPPAVVSLIASGWEITEDAGEATLVDLAARGHLELRQPGDDPLQTTIHVREQPDTGLLPFERQILDRVKHLAHGGVLPVSALTFRDEGQAQTWDKRLRGAIVAEARRLGLSQRRFPPALVTGLMALAAGVSLVIAWAVFHWLSLQPAEGGGDNTGGAVGAAIAAFLISLGVFSSAAVADQGERDTPAGREVAARWLGVRGWLHGHEAFADLPPSAVAMWDRYLSYGAALGVNRVVTGVLHLGLGDRKRVWSSFGGEWHRIRVRYPRLWPRYGKPTARLVRQALVTLGVGVLLIWFRDRIEVQLAHTVLVTVGTLLALLGAYKLIRAMLDLATVRTFDAQVLWVERWTGTVLGKDDPDRSYLAVDDGSGDRTVAWARPSGLGGRPGDTVRVTVRPWSRRVVALTVL; translated from the coding sequence ATGAACGTCCACCTTCTCGACGCCGGGCTCGCGGCGGCGGCGACGGCTGCCTGGTACGGCGCGTTCGAGGCGGCCCGGCTGGTCACCCGGCCGCGCGGCGTCCACCCTGCACCGTCCACACCGGACCTCGGCGCGGAACCGCCCGCCGTGGTCAGTCTCATCGCCTCCGGATGGGAGATCACCGAGGACGCGGGCGAGGCCACGCTCGTGGACCTCGCGGCCCGCGGGCATCTCGAGCTGCGCCAGCCCGGTGACGATCCACTTCAGACGACCATTCATGTACGCGAACAGCCGGACACCGGATTGCTGCCGTTCGAGCGGCAGATCCTCGATCGCGTCAAGCATCTCGCGCACGGGGGCGTCCTGCCGGTGTCCGCGTTGACCTTCCGCGACGAGGGTCAGGCCCAGACGTGGGACAAGCGGCTCCGGGGTGCGATCGTCGCGGAGGCGCGCCGCCTCGGGCTGTCCCAGCGGCGTTTCCCACCGGCTCTCGTCACCGGACTGATGGCGCTGGCCGCCGGGGTGTCCCTGGTGATCGCTTGGGCCGTCTTCCATTGGCTGTCCTTGCAGCCGGCCGAGGGCGGCGGCGACAACACCGGTGGCGCCGTCGGCGCGGCCATCGCGGCGTTCCTGATCTCGCTCGGCGTCTTCAGCTCCGCGGCCGTGGCCGACCAGGGCGAACGGGACACCCCGGCCGGCCGTGAGGTCGCCGCCCGGTGGCTCGGCGTACGCGGTTGGCTGCACGGCCATGAGGCGTTCGCGGATCTGCCGCCTTCGGCGGTCGCGATGTGGGATCGCTACCTGTCCTACGGAGCCGCGCTCGGGGTGAACCGGGTCGTCACCGGCGTCCTGCACCTCGGCCTCGGCGACCGCAAACGCGTCTGGTCCTCGTTCGGCGGCGAGTGGCATCGCATCCGCGTCCGCTATCCCCGGTTGTGGCCGCGCTACGGCAAGCCCACCGCCCGGCTCGTCCGGCAGGCCCTCGTCACGCTCGGGGTCGGCGTACTGCTGATCTGGTTCCGGGACCGAATCGAGGTTCAGCTCGCGCACACGGTGCTGGTGACGGTGGGGACACTCCTGGCGCTGCTGGGTGCGTACAAGTTGATCCGCGCGATGCTGGACCTCGCGACCGTCCGGACCTTCGACGCGCAGGTGTTGTGGGTGGAACGGTGGACCGGGACCGTGCTGGGCAAGGACGACCCGGACCGGTCCTACCTGGCCGTGGACGACGGGTCGGGAGACCGGACGGTGGCCTGGGCGCGGCCGTCCGGCCTGGGCGGGCGGCCCGGTGACACCGTACGCGTCACCGTCCGCCCGTGGAGCCGCCGAGTCGTCGCCCTCACCGTCCTGTAG
- a CDS encoding LemA family protein: MKAMSPGLIIGIVAVLLVILLVVWFVSAFNRLVRLRNQVRASWAQTDVQLKRRHDLIPNLVETVRGYADHERATFEAVAQARTAAMSAQGVAGASAAENALTSALGRIFALAEAYPQLQANQNFLALQSELATTEDKIAYARQFYNTAVQSLNNAVESLPTNLVAGATGFRTAEFFEAAGAERGPVQVRF, from the coding sequence ATGAAAGCCATGTCCCCCGGTTTGATCATCGGCATCGTCGCTGTCCTCCTCGTGATCCTGCTCGTCGTCTGGTTCGTCTCGGCGTTCAACCGGCTCGTCCGGCTGCGCAACCAGGTCCGCGCCTCCTGGGCACAGACCGATGTGCAGCTCAAGCGCCGGCACGACCTCATCCCGAACCTGGTCGAGACGGTCCGCGGCTACGCCGACCACGAGCGCGCCACCTTCGAGGCGGTCGCGCAGGCGCGTACGGCCGCGATGTCGGCGCAGGGCGTGGCGGGGGCGTCGGCGGCCGAGAACGCGCTGACCTCGGCGCTGGGCCGGATCTTCGCGCTGGCTGAGGCGTACCCGCAGCTCCAGGCCAACCAGAACTTCCTCGCGCTGCAGAGCGAACTCGCCACCACCGAGGACAAGATCGCCTACGCCCGGCAGTTCTACAACACCGCCGTGCAGTCGCTGAACAACGCCGTCGAGTCGCTGCCGACCAACCTGGTCGCCGGGGCGACCGGCTTCCGGACGGCCGAGTTCTTCGAGGCGGCCGGTGCGGAGCGGGGTCCGGTCCAGGTCCGATTCTGA